In a single window of the Pseudogemmatithrix spongiicola genome:
- the lon gene encoding endopeptidase La, with protein MSTRQTLPVLPLRGTVIFPGLTAPIAAGRPGTLRAIESALKGDRLVFAVAQKDNTEEPSADILYSMGVIARIGQVQRGLGGVQLLLHGEQRATSLQYTMTEGFLSAVVTNTEEMAPLDEKDAAFEALHKEIRERAAELGERRGLPEEVVHQVLDSVTEPGKFADLVAGYIELSVAEKQGLLETLSVEDRLRKVLVMVQRQISLLEAQEEIKSQVQEELGERQREMFLREQMKAIQKELGDDDQSKEIEELREKLNKLELPKDARTEVERELGRLERSGRESMEAQVIRTYLEWIAELPWNTRSDDQLDLTHAHTVLEEDHYGLKDVKDRVLEFLAVRQLRAQQLAEEMDRTGEFPAAKLKTTADEAPSASIPKKTNHEEKDRQITDKREAKARAMAKGPILLFSGPPGVGKTSIAKSIARSLGREYVRVALGGARDEADIRGHRRTYVGAMPGRIIQGMKQAGTKNPVFLLDEVDKLGQSFQGDPSAALLEVLDPAQNDSFTDHYLGIPFDLSEVLFIATANFIQNIPGPLLDRMEVVDFAGYTEREKQEIAKKYLIPRQLEENGLADKKLSFDDDAIASLVSKYTRESGVRQLEREIGKVARKVARRIATKEGEDPTKDGIISAEEVRELLGRPKVHPEKANVAHEVGIATGMYYTPMGGDIMFVEASVRPLAAPTAEGGAPVSLILTGQLGDVMKESARAAFTYVTKNAEALGIPKSKLGTVETHIHVPAGAIPKDGPSAGVAISTALASELSGRPVRKDIAMTGEVTLRGRVLPIGGVKEKVLGALRAGITDVILPKDNEADVEDVPDEARGQLRFHFVGTLEEVLALALLPEPTKEPLVAVA; from the coding sequence ATGAGCACCCGCCAGACCCTTCCCGTCCTGCCGTTGCGTGGGACGGTCATTTTCCCGGGGCTGACCGCCCCGATCGCGGCGGGCCGTCCCGGCACACTCCGCGCCATCGAGAGCGCCCTCAAGGGCGATCGCCTCGTCTTCGCCGTCGCGCAGAAGGACAACACCGAGGAGCCCTCGGCCGACATCCTCTACTCGATGGGCGTCATCGCCCGCATCGGCCAGGTGCAGCGCGGCTTGGGCGGCGTGCAGCTGCTGCTGCACGGCGAACAGCGCGCCACCTCCCTGCAGTACACGATGACCGAAGGCTTCCTCTCCGCCGTCGTCACGAACACCGAGGAGATGGCGCCGCTGGATGAGAAGGACGCCGCGTTCGAAGCGCTGCACAAGGAGATCCGCGAGCGCGCCGCCGAGCTCGGTGAGCGCCGCGGCCTGCCCGAGGAAGTCGTGCATCAGGTGCTCGACTCCGTCACCGAGCCCGGCAAGTTCGCCGACCTCGTCGCCGGCTACATCGAACTCTCCGTCGCCGAGAAGCAGGGCCTGCTCGAGACCCTCTCGGTGGAAGACCGCCTGCGCAAGGTGCTCGTGATGGTCCAGCGCCAGATCTCGCTGCTCGAGGCGCAGGAGGAGATCAAGTCGCAGGTCCAGGAAGAGCTCGGCGAGCGCCAGCGCGAGATGTTCCTGCGCGAGCAGATGAAGGCCATCCAGAAGGAACTCGGCGACGACGACCAGTCCAAGGAGATCGAGGAGCTCCGTGAGAAGCTCAACAAGCTCGAGCTCCCGAAGGACGCCCGCACCGAGGTCGAGCGCGAGCTGGGACGCCTCGAGCGCTCCGGCCGCGAGTCGATGGAAGCGCAGGTCATCCGGACCTACCTCGAGTGGATCGCCGAGTTGCCGTGGAATACGCGCTCCGACGACCAGCTCGACCTGACCCACGCGCACACCGTGCTCGAGGAAGACCACTACGGCCTCAAGGACGTGAAGGATCGCGTCCTCGAGTTCCTCGCCGTGCGCCAGCTCCGCGCGCAGCAGCTCGCCGAGGAGATGGATCGCACCGGCGAGTTCCCGGCGGCCAAGCTCAAGACGACCGCCGACGAGGCCCCGAGCGCGTCCATTCCGAAGAAGACCAATCACGAGGAGAAGGACCGCCAGATCACGGACAAGCGCGAGGCCAAGGCCCGCGCGATGGCCAAGGGCCCGATCCTCCTGTTCTCGGGTCCGCCGGGCGTCGGCAAGACGAGCATCGCGAAGTCGATCGCCCGGTCGCTGGGGCGCGAGTACGTGCGCGTCGCCCTCGGCGGCGCGCGCGACGAGGCCGACATCCGCGGCCATCGCCGCACCTACGTGGGCGCGATGCCGGGGCGCATCATCCAGGGCATGAAGCAGGCGGGCACCAAGAACCCGGTGTTCCTGCTCGACGAAGTCGACAAGCTCGGCCAGAGCTTCCAGGGCGATCCGTCCGCGGCGCTGCTGGAAGTGCTCGACCCGGCCCAGAACGATTCGTTCACCGACCACTACCTCGGCATCCCCTTCGATCTCTCCGAGGTGTTGTTCATCGCGACGGCCAACTTCATCCAGAACATCCCCGGTCCGCTGCTGGACCGCATGGAAGTCGTGGACTTCGCCGGCTACACCGAGCGCGAGAAGCAGGAGATCGCCAAGAAGTACCTGATCCCGCGCCAGCTGGAGGAGAACGGCCTCGCCGACAAGAAGCTGAGCTTCGACGATGACGCCATCGCGTCGCTGGTGAGCAAGTACACGCGCGAGAGCGGCGTGCGCCAGCTCGAGCGCGAGATCGGCAAGGTGGCGCGCAAGGTGGCGCGCCGCATCGCGACCAAGGAAGGCGAGGACCCGACCAAGGACGGCATCATCAGCGCCGAGGAAGTGCGCGAGCTGCTCGGCCGCCCGAAGGTGCATCCGGAGAAGGCCAACGTCGCGCACGAGGTCGGCATCGCCACCGGCATGTACTACACGCCGATGGGCGGCGACATCATGTTCGTCGAGGCTTCCGTGCGGCCGCTCGCCGCGCCGACGGCCGAAGGCGGCGCACCCGTGTCGCTCATCCTCACCGGCCAGCTCGGCGACGTGATGAAGGAATCCGCGCGCGCGGCGTTCACCTACGTCACGAAGAACGCCGAGGCGCTGGGCATCCCGAAGAGCAAGCTCGGCACCGTCGAGACGCACATCCACGTCCCGGCGGGCGCCATCCCCAAGGATGGTCCGTCAGCGGGCGTGGCGATCTCCACCGCGCTGGCCAGCGAGCTCAGCGGACGCCCGGTGCGCAAGGACATCGCGATGACGGGCGAAGTGACATTGCGCGGTCGCGTGCTGCCGATCGGCGGCGTGAAGGAGAAGGTGCTCGGCGCGCTGCGCGCCGGCATCACCGACGTCATCCTGCCGAAGGACAACGAAGCGGACGTGGAGGACGTGCCGGACGAAGCGCGCGGCCAGCTGCGCTTCCACTTCGTCGGCACGCTCGAGGAAGTGCTGGCGCTGGCGCTGCTGCCGGAGCCGACCAAGGAACCACTGGTCGCGGTGGCGTAA
- a CDS encoding transglycosylase domain-containing protein, producing MQAMLSVRRFFCTGSLLLLAGAGVARAQDSAAVQPWQIIPPPQSSLVLARDGSLIGEIGREWRTSISLASLPRYVHGAFVAVEDRRFYQHDGVDVVGIASAIRDNLLGASRGASTITQQLVGNMHPTIIDRSDRSISRKVREQLAAREMEKRYTKQQILEAYLNQIHFGRNWYGIESAARHYFGKAAADLSIAEAASLAALPKGPAIYDPIRYPDRNKNRRDAILGLMAEQGYITREQAQAARREPVRVAPNAGMSVAAPYFVDAVRQTLERAGLPVDAGGLRITTTIDPVLQRAAESALTEGIRGIEAQRGYRHSTPRTAPRDASNWLQGAVVAMDPATGDVRALIGGRDYATAPFNRATNGQRQPGSTFKPIVYARALMDSMPPTAIVPDTAITIAYDAQVYQPKNADGEFLGPITLRTALTRSRNPVAVTLWQREGADSVIALAQRMGIASPIAPFPASAIGASVVRPVELVAAFTAFANYGRAVEPRVVLRVQDPVGRTLWGQGTQLRAPAMDSAVAFVAVQMMRDAVDRGTGNAVRRFLPPEVQVAGKTGTTDDNTDVWFVGMTPNLVAGVWLGFDRPRTITPGAAGGGLAAPIFGTMLARWGAASPLAWPEPSNIVRAEMDRDTGDLAEPTTPAERRYTETFVAGTEPGALRVDARRFFLTYGPLPGM from the coding sequence ATGCAGGCCATGCTTTCGGTGCGCCGATTCTTCTGCACGGGTTCGCTGCTGCTCCTCGCGGGGGCGGGTGTCGCGCGGGCGCAGGATTCCGCGGCGGTGCAGCCGTGGCAGATCATCCCGCCGCCGCAATCGTCGCTGGTGCTGGCGCGGGATGGGTCGCTGATCGGAGAGATCGGGCGCGAGTGGCGTACCTCAATTTCCCTCGCGTCGCTGCCGCGCTATGTGCACGGGGCCTTCGTGGCTGTCGAGGACAGGCGCTTCTACCAGCATGACGGCGTGGACGTCGTGGGCATCGCGTCCGCAATCCGCGACAACCTGCTGGGGGCGTCGCGCGGGGCCAGTACGATCACGCAGCAGCTCGTCGGCAACATGCATCCGACGATCATCGACCGGTCGGACCGCTCGATTTCCCGCAAGGTGCGCGAGCAACTGGCGGCCCGCGAGATGGAGAAGCGCTACACCAAGCAGCAGATCCTCGAGGCCTACCTCAACCAGATCCACTTCGGGCGCAACTGGTACGGCATCGAGAGTGCGGCGCGGCACTATTTCGGCAAGGCTGCGGCGGACCTAAGCATCGCCGAGGCGGCATCGCTGGCCGCGTTGCCGAAGGGTCCGGCGATCTACGATCCGATCCGCTATCCCGACCGCAACAAGAACCGGCGTGACGCAATCCTCGGCCTGATGGCCGAACAGGGCTACATCACCCGTGAGCAGGCGCAGGCGGCACGCCGCGAGCCGGTGCGCGTGGCACCGAACGCGGGCATGAGCGTGGCGGCACCGTACTTCGTCGATGCCGTGCGGCAAACGCTCGAGCGCGCCGGACTGCCGGTGGACGCCGGCGGGCTGCGCATCACGACGACAATCGACCCAGTGCTGCAGCGCGCCGCGGAGTCGGCGCTGACCGAAGGCATCCGGGGCATCGAGGCGCAGCGCGGCTATCGCCACTCCACGCCGCGGACGGCGCCGCGCGACGCAAGCAACTGGCTGCAAGGCGCGGTGGTGGCGATGGATCCGGCCACGGGCGACGTGCGCGCGCTCATCGGTGGCCGCGACTACGCGACCGCGCCGTTCAACCGCGCGACGAACGGCCAGCGGCAGCCAGGCTCGACGTTCAAGCCGATCGTCTATGCGCGGGCGCTGATGGACTCGATGCCGCCGACCGCCATCGTGCCCGATACGGCCATCACCATCGCGTACGACGCGCAGGTCTACCAGCCCAAGAACGCGGACGGGGAGTTCCTCGGACCGATCACGTTGCGCACGGCGTTGACGCGCTCGCGGAACCCGGTGGCGGTCACGCTCTGGCAGCGGGAAGGCGCGGACTCCGTGATCGCGCTGGCACAGCGCATGGGCATCGCGTCGCCGATCGCGCCGTTCCCGGCGAGCGCCATCGGTGCCTCGGTGGTGCGCCCGGTCGAACTGGTCGCGGCGTTCACCGCCTTCGCCAACTACGGTCGCGCGGTGGAGCCGCGCGTGGTGCTGCGCGTGCAGGATCCCGTGGGCCGTACGCTGTGGGGGCAGGGCACGCAGCTGCGCGCGCCGGCCATGGACTCCGCCGTGGCGTTCGTGGCCGTGCAGATGATGCGCGATGCGGTGGACCGCGGAACGGGCAACGCCGTGCGGCGCTTCCTGCCGCCCGAGGTCCAGGTGGCGGGGAAGACCGGGACGACTGACGACAACACCGACGTCTGGTTTGTCGGCATGACGCCGAACCTCGTGGCCGGCGTGTGGCTGGGCTTCGACCGCCCGCGCACGATCACGCCGGGCGCGGCGGGCGGCGGACTCGCCGCGCCGATCTTCGGGACGATGCTTGCGCGCTGGGGCGCGGCGTCGCCACTCGCGTGGCCCGAGCCGTCGAACATCGTGCGGGCCGAGATGGACCGCGACACGGGTGACCTCGCGGAGCCGACCACACCGGCCGAGCGTCGTTACACCGAGACCTTCGTGGCGGGTACTGAACCAGGTGCCCTCCGCGTCGATGCCCGGCGATTCTTCCTGACCTACGGGCCGTTACCCGGCATGTGA
- a CDS encoding IS30 family transposase translates to MFIPSPHGYTWQQRAELWARYRAGDSVREIARDLAKDPGALHGVIRKQGGISPRLRARSALALSLDERERISRGLAAGESYRAIGRALGRAASTISREVARHGGPTKYRAVRADAVAWKSARRPKACRLASRPRLRYLIAAKLKLRWSPEQISAWLRRTYPHEPELHVSHETIYRSLYVQARGVLKKELLRHLRTGRVVRRARASTRKGQGRGQIVDAIPISARPAEVEDRAVPGHWEGDLLAGGGNTHIATLVERTSRFTILVKVESKEPGRVVPALIRQIRRLPAHVARSLTWDRGKELAHHQRFTVATGVQVYFCDPYSPWQRGTNENTNGLLRQYFPTGTSLANVTQRQLDAVAAQLNGRPRKTLDFRTPAEVFDEAVALIA, encoded by the coding sequence ATGTTCATCCCCAGCCCGCACGGCTACACGTGGCAGCAGCGCGCTGAACTCTGGGCGCGCTATCGCGCCGGTGACTCGGTCCGCGAGATCGCCCGCGACCTCGCCAAGGATCCCGGCGCACTTCACGGCGTGATTCGCAAGCAAGGGGGCATCTCGCCGCGCCTGCGTGCACGATCGGCGTTGGCGCTGTCGCTCGACGAACGGGAGCGCATCTCGCGCGGGCTCGCCGCCGGCGAATCCTACCGAGCGATCGGCCGCGCCCTGGGCCGTGCCGCATCGACCATCAGTCGTGAGGTCGCACGTCATGGGGGCCCGACGAAGTATCGGGCCGTCCGCGCCGACGCGGTCGCGTGGAAGTCCGCGCGTCGGCCGAAGGCCTGCCGCCTCGCGTCCCGGCCGCGCCTGCGCTATCTCATTGCAGCGAAGCTGAAGCTGCGCTGGTCACCGGAGCAGATCAGCGCGTGGCTCCGCCGCACCTACCCGCACGAGCCGGAGTTGCACGTGTCGCACGAGACGATCTACCGCTCGCTGTACGTCCAGGCGCGCGGCGTGCTCAAGAAGGAACTGCTGAGGCACCTGCGCACGGGACGCGTGGTGCGGCGCGCCCGCGCCTCGACGCGCAAGGGCCAGGGGCGCGGGCAGATCGTCGATGCCATTCCCATCAGCGCGCGCCCGGCCGAGGTCGAGGACCGCGCCGTGCCCGGCCACTGGGAGGGCGACCTCCTCGCCGGCGGCGGCAACACGCACATCGCCACGCTCGTGGAGCGCACGTCGCGCTTCACGATCCTCGTGAAGGTCGAGAGCAAGGAGCCGGGCCGCGTCGTGCCCGCGCTCATCCGCCAGATCCGGCGGCTGCCGGCGCACGTCGCGCGCTCGCTCACCTGGGACCGCGGCAAGGAACTCGCGCACCACCAGCGCTTCACCGTCGCCACCGGCGTGCAGGTCTACTTCTGCGATCCGTACAGTCCGTGGCAGCGCGGCACCAACGAGAACACGAACGGCCTCCTGCGGCAGTACTTCCCCACGGGCACGAGCCTCGCCAACGTTACGCAGCGGCAGCTCGATGCCGTCGCGGCTCAGCTCAATGGACGGCCCCGCAAGACGCTCGACTTCCGCACCCCGGCAGAAGTCTTCGACGAAGCTGTTGCATTGATTGCTTGA
- a CDS encoding NAD+ synthase, which produces MSTLTIALPQFRPAKANLPANLDRIAGLIAQSVTLEPRPQLVVFAETVTTGYFVEGGVRELALPSERLMAELASRLASLAPKLPAMDVVLGFYEVAPDGTLHNSAACVSFGGGEPARLLHLHRKNFLPTYGLFDEERFVERGYGVEAFDTRWGRAAILICEDAWHSLTGTIAALDGAQVVCVVAAAPARGIAPRDEGSQPGSVGRWERLIRDIADEHGVYAVLANLVGSEGGRMFQGGSMVVGPRGDVRVRGPVFEEALVTATVELADLARVRAELPLLSDLKSQLPYLRTELDRVLGLGERRGGEERKAPRGESLASPKAAAAATAPRDVPLAAVNHLPLVTGSSHAAPPSLDIDARLVEQWLVAFLRDEFQRRGFSKAVVGVSGGVDSAVVAALAARALGKENVIGVRLPYRSSSADSLAHAQLLMDQLGIEQRTLDITGAVDGYLAQEPDADAARRGNVMARVRMISLFDLSAKHRALPLGTGNKSERLLGYFTWHADDSPPVNPIGDLFKTQVWQLAAYLGVPSEIVQKPASADLIAGQTDEADFGVSYAVADEILNWLLHGWTREELLAKGIDGEALRLVTKRLDSTHWKRKLPTVAMLSAAAIGESYLRPVDY; this is translated from the coding sequence GTGTCCACGCTCACCATCGCTCTCCCCCAGTTCCGCCCCGCGAAGGCGAACCTCCCCGCCAACCTCGACCGCATCGCGGGCCTGATCGCCCAGTCCGTCACGCTCGAGCCGCGGCCGCAGCTGGTGGTCTTCGCCGAGACAGTGACGACCGGCTATTTCGTCGAGGGCGGCGTCCGCGAGCTGGCGCTCCCTTCCGAACGGCTGATGGCAGAACTCGCGTCGCGCCTGGCGAGCCTCGCGCCGAAGCTCCCGGCGATGGACGTGGTGCTCGGCTTCTACGAAGTCGCCCCCGACGGGACGCTGCACAACAGCGCCGCCTGCGTGTCCTTCGGTGGGGGTGAACCGGCGCGCCTGCTGCACCTGCACCGGAAGAACTTCCTGCCCACGTACGGGCTCTTCGACGAAGAGCGTTTCGTCGAACGCGGCTACGGCGTCGAGGCCTTCGACACGCGCTGGGGACGCGCGGCAATCCTCATCTGCGAAGATGCCTGGCATTCGTTGACCGGGACCATTGCGGCGCTCGATGGCGCGCAGGTCGTGTGTGTGGTGGCTGCCGCGCCCGCGCGCGGCATCGCGCCGCGCGACGAGGGTTCACAGCCGGGCAGCGTCGGGCGCTGGGAGCGCCTGATCCGCGACATCGCCGACGAGCACGGGGTGTATGCCGTGCTCGCCAACCTCGTCGGCAGCGAGGGGGGCCGCATGTTCCAGGGCGGTTCCATGGTGGTCGGCCCGCGCGGCGATGTGCGCGTGCGCGGACCCGTCTTCGAGGAAGCCCTGGTCACGGCGACCGTCGAGCTCGCCGACCTGGCGCGCGTGCGCGCCGAACTGCCGCTGTTGAGCGACCTCAAGTCGCAGCTGCCGTACCTGCGCACGGAGCTCGATCGCGTGCTCGGACTCGGCGAGCGTCGCGGTGGCGAGGAGCGCAAGGCGCCGCGTGGCGAATCGCTCGCATCGCCGAAGGCCGCGGCCGCTGCCACGGCGCCGCGGGACGTCCCGCTCGCCGCCGTCAACCATCTGCCGCTGGTGACCGGCTCCTCGCACGCAGCGCCGCCGTCGCTGGATATCGACGCGCGCCTAGTCGAGCAGTGGCTGGTCGCCTTCCTGCGCGACGAGTTCCAGCGGCGCGGATTCTCCAAGGCCGTCGTGGGCGTTTCGGGCGGCGTCGACTCGGCCGTGGTCGCTGCGCTCGCGGCGCGCGCCCTCGGCAAGGAGAACGTGATCGGCGTGCGGCTGCCGTATCGCAGCTCGAGCGCAGACTCGTTGGCCCATGCCCAGCTCCTGATGGACCAGCTCGGCATCGAGCAGCGCACGCTCGATATCACGGGCGCGGTGGACGGCTATCTCGCCCAGGAGCCCGACGCCGATGCGGCGCGCCGCGGCAACGTGATGGCCCGCGTCCGCATGATCTCGCTCTTCGACCTGAGCGCCAAGCACCGCGCGCTGCCGCTCGGCACGGGCAACAAGAGCGAGCGCCTGCTCGGCTACTTCACGTGGCACGCCGACGATTCGCCGCCGGTGAATCCGATCGGCGACCTGTTCAAGACGCAGGTCTGGCAACTGGCCGCCTACCTCGGCGTACCCAGCGAGATCGTGCAGAAGCCGGCGAGCGCGGATCTCATCGCCGGCCAGACGGACGAGGCGGATTTCGGGGTGAGCTACGCCGTCGCGGACGAGATCCTCAACTGGCTGCTGCACGGCTGGACGCGTGAGGAGTTGTTGGCGAAGGGCATCGACGGCGAGGCATTGCGGTTGGTGACCAAGCGGCTCGATTCCACGCATTGGAAGCGCAAGCTGCCGACGGTCGCGATGCTCAGTGCGGCGGCGATCGGCGAGAGCTACCTGCGGCCCGTCGATTACTGA
- a CDS encoding leishmanolysin-related zinc metalloendopeptidase has protein sequence MTFPSISRRLALAVLAAIITACGTSTRPEQSTAYELELIWLGTEPSAQVRNSFDVAGNTIRATIVGPLSSVALPASFTNLSQCGLPGHPDIGREPIRGLRIYAIVESIDGPGGTLGSAGPCLIRNDDTPALGVMRFDDADVQNLLSAGRLPSVVLHEMLHVVGFGTVWTDKGVIDTATNGADARYTGLFARQACRDFNGGATVCANTVPVHSTDGVGSRYSHWRENVFANELMTPFLGSGATPFSATTIGALEDIGYEVSYETAHPFTLPGTAALRADAAAPQLELGEPMLPRFKLDGAGRLTPYRPRR, from the coding sequence GTGACCTTCCCTTCGATTTCCCGTCGCCTCGCACTCGCGGTCCTCGCGGCGATCATCACGGCCTGCGGTACCTCGACGCGCCCTGAGCAGTCGACCGCGTACGAGCTCGAGCTGATCTGGCTTGGCACGGAGCCGAGCGCCCAGGTCCGCAATTCCTTCGATGTCGCCGGCAACACGATTCGCGCGACCATCGTCGGGCCGCTGTCGAGCGTGGCGCTGCCGGCGTCGTTCACGAACCTGAGCCAGTGTGGCTTGCCGGGGCATCCGGACATCGGGCGCGAGCCCATCCGCGGATTGCGCATCTACGCCATCGTGGAATCCATCGATGGTCCCGGCGGGACGCTCGGCTCGGCCGGTCCCTGCCTGATCCGCAATGACGACACGCCGGCGCTGGGCGTGATGCGCTTCGACGATGCCGACGTGCAGAACCTGCTCAGCGCCGGTCGCCTGCCGAGCGTGGTGCTGCACGAGATGCTGCACGTCGTCGGCTTCGGCACGGTGTGGACCGACAAGGGCGTGATCGACACGGCGACCAACGGCGCCGACGCGCGCTACACGGGCCTGTTCGCACGCCAGGCCTGCCGCGACTTCAACGGCGGCGCGACCGTCTGCGCGAACACCGTCCCGGTGCACAGCACCGACGGCGTCGGCTCGCGCTACTCGCACTGGCGCGAGAACGTGTTCGCGAACGAACTCATGACGCCGTTCCTCGGCAGCGGCGCGACCCCGTTCTCGGCCACGACGATCGGTGCGCTCGAGGACATCGGCTACGAAGTCAGCTACGAAACGGCGCATCCGTTCACGCTGCCGGGTACCGCCGCGCTGCGGGCCGACGCCGCGGCGCCGCAGCTCGAGCTCGGCGAGCCGATGCTGCCGCGCTTCAAGCTCGACGGGGCCGGCCGGCTCACGCCGTACCGACCCCGTCGCTGA